The following coding sequences are from one Aeromicrobium duanguangcaii window:
- a CDS encoding alpha/beta hydrolase: protein MKRFTIIALVSVLVVALVAGAVSAIFLVDRSAPDPKRTDEAAPAGLQRYYTQDVTWRDCDDDRCATVEVPIDYAEPDGATLRLAVRRVPATGKGGSAIFANPGGPGGSAQDFVGYLASQLPGSLRRTHDVVGVDPRGVGQSTPLECLSDEGFDAFIDTDPDPDDAAGIDALARSVRGMGEACRENSGELAAHVSTEETARDHDIVRAVLGQKKMWWFGFSYGTQLGATYANLFPEKVERMVLDGAVDVSLDPVGQGLGQAKGFQQALTAYLTYCIGKDECPVGSSVDEATTTITELMNALGATPLKVDGRELTQGQAFYGIAMALYSQESWPYLTNALTGLVKGDGRVLMVLSDAYFERRQNGTYANNSGQVIYAINCMDTDDAPDAARTKALIPKFREVSPVFGASLGWGVMACHDWPIKSTHPQQPVKAEGAPPILVVGTNRDPATPYEWSVAMADQLESGVLLTREGDGHTAYTSGNDCIRKAVDAYFEKGTVPDEGTVCAEE, encoded by the coding sequence ATGAAGCGGTTCACGATCATCGCGCTGGTGTCGGTCCTGGTCGTCGCGCTCGTGGCGGGTGCGGTCAGCGCGATCTTCCTGGTCGACCGCTCGGCGCCCGACCCGAAGCGCACGGACGAGGCCGCCCCGGCGGGCCTGCAGCGGTACTACACGCAGGACGTCACGTGGCGCGACTGCGACGACGACCGGTGCGCGACCGTCGAGGTGCCGATCGACTACGCCGAGCCCGACGGCGCGACCTTGCGCCTCGCGGTGCGTCGCGTGCCGGCCACCGGCAAGGGCGGGTCGGCGATCTTCGCCAACCCCGGCGGCCCGGGCGGCTCGGCCCAGGACTTCGTCGGCTACCTGGCCTCCCAACTGCCCGGCTCGCTGCGCCGCACCCATGACGTCGTCGGTGTCGACCCGCGCGGCGTCGGCCAGAGCACCCCGCTGGAGTGCCTGTCGGACGAGGGCTTCGACGCCTTCATCGACACCGATCCCGACCCCGACGACGCTGCCGGCATCGATGCGCTGGCGCGCTCGGTGCGCGGGATGGGCGAGGCCTGCCGCGAGAACTCCGGCGAGCTCGCCGCGCACGTCTCCACCGAGGAGACCGCGCGCGACCACGACATCGTCCGGGCGGTGCTGGGCCAGAAGAAAATGTGGTGGTTCGGTTTCTCCTACGGCACCCAGCTGGGCGCCACGTACGCCAACCTGTTCCCCGAGAAGGTCGAGCGGATGGTGCTCGACGGAGCGGTCGACGTCAGCCTCGATCCGGTCGGTCAGGGGCTGGGCCAGGCGAAGGGCTTCCAGCAGGCACTCACCGCCTACCTCACGTACTGCATCGGCAAGGACGAGTGCCCGGTCGGCAGCAGCGTCGACGAGGCCACCACGACGATCACCGAGTTGATGAACGCGCTGGGCGCCACGCCCTTGAAGGTCGACGGCCGCGAGCTCACGCAGGGGCAGGCGTTCTACGGCATCGCGATGGCGTTGTACTCGCAGGAGTCGTGGCCCTACCTCACGAACGCCCTCACCGGACTGGTCAAGGGCGACGGCCGGGTCCTGATGGTCCTGAGCGACGCGTACTTCGAGCGCCGGCAGAACGGCACCTACGCGAACAACTCCGGTCAGGTGATCTACGCGATCAACTGCATGGACACCGACGACGCGCCCGACGCGGCGCGGACGAAGGCGTTGATCCCGAAGTTCCGCGAGGTCTCGCCGGTGTTCGGCGCCTCGCTCGGCTGGGGCGTGATGGCCTGCCACGACTGGCCGATCAAGAGCACGCACCCGCAGCAGCCCGTGAAGGCCGAGGGCGCTCCGCCGATCCTGGTCGTGGGCACGAACCGCGACCCGGCGACGCCGTACGAGTGGTCGGTGGCCATGGCCGATCAGCTCGAGTCGGGTGTCCTGCTGACCCGCGAGGGCGACGGTCACACCGCCTACACGTCGGGCAACGACTGCATCCGCAAGGCGGTCGACGCCTATTTCGAGAAGGGCACCGTGCCGGACGAGGGCACGGTCTGCGCCGAGGAGTGA
- a CDS encoding chorismate mutase, giving the protein MDAPTQAELDDIRASIDNIDAALVHLLAERFKCTKRVGRLKAEHDLPPADPARESRQIERLREKAIEADLDPAFAEKFLNFIISEVIRHHEAIRD; this is encoded by the coding sequence GTGGACGCACCGACCCAGGCCGAGCTCGACGACATCCGCGCCAGCATCGACAACATCGACGCGGCGCTCGTTCACCTGCTCGCCGAGCGGTTCAAGTGCACCAAGCGGGTGGGCCGGCTGAAGGCCGAGCACGACCTGCCCCCGGCGGACCCGGCGCGTGAGTCGCGTCAGATCGAGCGGCTGCGCGAGAAGGCGATCGAGGCGGACCTCGACCCGGCCTTCGCGGAGAAGTTCCTGAACTTCATCATCAGCGAGGTCATCCGCCACCACGAGGCCATCCGCGACTGA
- a CDS encoding type IV toxin-antitoxin system AbiEi family antitoxin domain-containing protein, giving the protein MTYRRDLWEVAAEHHGIVTTRQADDAGVPAVEVRKLAARGALERVGYGVYRHVGVPTDTRTELAAKLAEAGEDAFLEGDTVLAMFDLALVNPAQIYIGTPRRRRGKAPRHTVITYRPNMRDDDLAVYDGMRCVTVRRALLDAVPHLIGERALDAVADAQRRELIDEVEATEIIGAIAGRNRQLVLAS; this is encoded by the coding sequence ATGACGTACCGACGGGACCTGTGGGAGGTCGCTGCCGAACACCACGGCATCGTGACAACCCGCCAAGCCGACGACGCCGGCGTTCCCGCCGTCGAGGTCCGCAAGCTTGCCGCCCGCGGCGCCCTCGAGCGCGTCGGATACGGCGTCTACCGACACGTCGGTGTCCCTACCGACACCCGGACCGAACTCGCCGCCAAGCTCGCCGAAGCAGGCGAAGACGCCTTCCTTGAAGGCGACACCGTCCTTGCAATGTTCGACCTCGCTCTGGTCAATCCAGCCCAGATCTACATCGGTACCCCACGCCGTCGACGGGGCAAGGCGCCTAGGCACACCGTCATCACGTACCGGCCGAACATGCGCGACGACGACCTGGCCGTCTACGACGGCATGCGCTGCGTGACCGTCCGACGCGCTCTGCTCGACGCCGTCCCGCACCTCATCGGTGAGCGCGCTCTCGACGCTGTCGCTGACGCTCAACGACGCGAACTTATCGACGAGGTCGAAGCCACCGAGATCATCGGCGCGATCGCGGGCCGCAACCGGCAACTGGTGCTCGCCAGTTGA
- a CDS encoding nucleotidyl transferase AbiEii/AbiGii toxin family protein — protein MTKQQLDDRVAAIADKLNISVNRARVLVSSIIVAQMLPGESVVKGGVGIKLRLGEIGTRATTDFDVATREEEAFLDDLEKRLEIGWGTVPPSKGQLKKNAEATPRLAFTGALRRDKKSKPAGVPAEYVMKPCNVTLRFMTSPWSAVKLEVGYDELRGIDLADHETGLDEQLTAIGAILGFGDLKPVPLISLELQLAQKIHAVTEPGSPRAHDLVDLQLLWHAGTDAGQGLDLTLLKTLCERTFDFRKRHAWPPADFAMPGLLDDVYGKALDEARAAPEAVEGEPETVNATAELADTLADASAWLNDRIVEIVAAVNEADLA, from the coding sequence GTGACAAAGCAACAGCTAGACGACCGCGTCGCAGCCATCGCGGACAAGCTCAATATCTCCGTAAACCGAGCACGCGTCCTCGTCAGCAGCATCATCGTCGCGCAGATGCTCCCCGGCGAGTCGGTCGTCAAGGGCGGCGTCGGCATCAAGCTGCGACTGGGCGAGATCGGAACCCGAGCCACCACCGACTTCGACGTCGCAACCCGTGAGGAAGAAGCCTTCCTCGACGACCTCGAGAAGCGCCTTGAGATCGGGTGGGGCACCGTCCCGCCCAGCAAGGGACAGCTCAAGAAGAACGCCGAGGCGACACCTCGCTTGGCCTTCACCGGCGCACTACGGCGCGACAAGAAGTCCAAGCCGGCCGGGGTGCCGGCCGAGTACGTCATGAAGCCCTGCAACGTCACGCTGAGGTTCATGACTTCTCCGTGGTCTGCCGTGAAGCTCGAAGTTGGCTACGACGAGCTCAGGGGCATCGACCTCGCAGACCACGAGACCGGCTTGGACGAGCAGTTGACCGCCATCGGGGCAATCCTGGGGTTCGGCGACCTGAAGCCCGTCCCGCTCATCTCTCTCGAACTCCAACTAGCGCAGAAGATCCACGCCGTCACGGAGCCCGGTTCCCCACGTGCTCACGACCTCGTCGACCTTCAGCTCCTCTGGCACGCAGGCACAGACGCCGGCCAGGGTCTAGACCTCACACTCCTCAAAACGCTGTGTGAGCGCACCTTCGACTTCCGCAAACGGCACGCCTGGCCACCCGCCGACTTCGCGATGCCCGGATTGCTCGATGACGTCTACGGGAAGGCGCTCGACGAAGCTCGGGCGGCCCCCGAAGCCGTCGAGGGCGAGCCAGAGACAGTAAATGCGACCGCCGAACTGGCCGACACCCTCGCGGATGCCTCCGCGTGGCTCAACGACCGGATCGTCGAGATCGTCGCCGCGGTCAACGAAGCGGACCTGGCGTAA
- a CDS encoding cutinase family protein gives MKNVRRLCSHLAGGLLVLAAVALPAAAPASAAADDCAEVHVIVVRGTGEPGTYGWIVGDGLVRKIRAQVPGAKATALDYPASIGRDSVPAGITELVSTVRARAAACPDEKLVLSGYSQGAQVVNGALGVDLAGTPNGPVPVPAVVPAELSSHIAAIALFGDPLRIVGRSVPEPYASRTVNFCQPKDLVCDPAPDSRFLPHLAYLVNGDLGRAARFVADRV, from the coding sequence ATGAAGAACGTCCGACGTCTCTGTTCACACCTGGCCGGGGGGCTGCTCGTCCTGGCCGCCGTCGCCCTACCCGCAGCCGCCCCGGCCTCGGCCGCCGCCGACGACTGCGCCGAGGTGCACGTCATCGTCGTCCGGGGCACGGGGGAGCCCGGTACCTACGGCTGGATCGTGGGGGACGGGCTCGTCCGCAAGATCCGCGCCCAGGTCCCCGGCGCGAAGGCGACGGCGCTGGACTACCCGGCCAGCATCGGCCGCGACTCGGTCCCGGCCGGGATCACCGAGCTGGTCTCGACCGTCCGGGCCCGAGCCGCCGCCTGCCCGGACGAGAAGCTCGTGCTCTCGGGGTACTCGCAGGGCGCGCAGGTCGTCAACGGCGCCCTCGGTGTCGACCTCGCCGGCACCCCCAACGGACCGGTTCCCGTGCCGGCTGTCGTGCCCGCCGAGTTGTCGTCGCACATCGCGGCGATCGCGTTGTTCGGCGACCCGCTGCGCATCGTCGGTCGCTCGGTCCCGGAGCCCTATGCGAGCCGGACGGTGAACTTCTGTCAGCCCAAGGACCTCGTGTGCGATCCCGCGCCCGACAGTCGCTTCCTGCCGCACCTGGCCTATCTGGTCAACGGGGACCTGGGCCGGGCTGCGAGGTTCGTGGCCGACCGGGTCTGA
- a CDS encoding discoidin domain-containing protein has translation MGRSIKALVVAVLGAVVVIAGGSGATAESGWWVATSTPSPESGVNATGEPARGTDADGNVTGYIDAHTHMFMDLGMGGNAVCGSTWSEKGIADALKDCDRHGVSILENLTNEAAGRGILDKHDTVGWPTFTDWPTYSSFTHQQMYYKWVERAWRGGQRVMVNDMVSNPGLCPILGIVAGPNKYSCDDMDTVRQQIKATYDLQDFVDKQYGGAGKGWYRVVKTPEQARKVVADGKLAVVLGVEVSEPFGCKQVLGAPRCTKADIDKGLDELKGKGVSSMFLCHKFDNALCGVRYDESTAGLLVNAGQFLTTGTWWNPTTCKEGQIADNTVIGGVLPSEVAAVPGLPAVLPIYPNGPHCNPRGLTELGEYALRGMIKRNMIVELDHMSAKAAGRALDILEAEAYPGAVSSHDWMAEPYMDRLYALGGFASQYGHTATEFAAQWKETKPLREKYGVAYGYGTDMNGFGGTAAPPADAAKISYPFTGRDGTVFERQVTGDRTWDYNAEGVPHYGLVPDWIESLRVLEGSAIVDDLAAGSESYLRTWGATADFAPGANLASGSIASASSTERNLLKDLKPGNAIDGKTSTRWASRWGQDDAWLQVEFLSARQVGKVTIEWEQAHARQYRVQTSLDGKRWRDVAIVGTGDGGLDTVRLERPVSARFVRVQGVERATTYGYSVKELGVFS, from the coding sequence GTGGGGCGATCGATCAAGGCACTCGTGGTGGCGGTACTCGGAGCCGTGGTGGTGATCGCCGGCGGGTCCGGGGCCACCGCTGAATCGGGGTGGTGGGTGGCCACCTCGACACCCAGTCCGGAGTCCGGAGTCAACGCCACGGGCGAGCCCGCGCGCGGCACCGATGCCGACGGGAACGTCACCGGTTACATCGACGCCCACACCCACATGTTCATGGACCTCGGCATGGGCGGGAACGCGGTCTGCGGCTCCACCTGGAGCGAGAAGGGCATCGCCGACGCGCTCAAGGACTGCGACCGACACGGCGTCTCGATCCTGGAGAACCTGACGAACGAGGCGGCCGGGCGCGGCATCCTCGACAAGCACGACACGGTCGGCTGGCCGACGTTCACGGACTGGCCGACGTACTCCTCGTTCACCCACCAGCAGATGTACTACAAGTGGGTCGAGCGGGCGTGGCGCGGCGGCCAGCGCGTCATGGTCAACGACATGGTGTCCAACCCGGGGCTGTGCCCGATCCTGGGCATCGTCGCCGGACCGAACAAGTACAGCTGCGACGACATGGACACCGTGCGGCAGCAGATCAAGGCCACGTACGACCTGCAGGACTTCGTCGACAAGCAGTACGGCGGCGCCGGCAAGGGCTGGTACCGCGTCGTGAAGACACCCGAGCAGGCCCGCAAGGTCGTCGCCGACGGCAAGCTCGCGGTCGTCCTCGGCGTCGAGGTGTCCGAGCCGTTCGGGTGCAAGCAGGTCCTGGGCGCCCCGCGGTGCACGAAGGCCGACATCGACAAGGGCCTCGACGAGCTGAAGGGCAAGGGCGTCTCGAGCATGTTCCTGTGCCACAAGTTCGACAACGCCCTGTGCGGCGTCCGCTACGACGAGAGCACGGCCGGCCTGCTGGTCAACGCCGGCCAGTTCCTGACCACCGGCACGTGGTGGAACCCCACCACGTGCAAGGAGGGCCAGATCGCCGACAACACGGTGATCGGCGGCGTCCTGCCGAGCGAGGTCGCTGCGGTGCCGGGGCTGCCCGCGGTCCTGCCGATCTACCCGAATGGACCGCACTGCAACCCGCGCGGGCTCACCGAGCTGGGCGAGTACGCCCTGCGCGGGATGATCAAGCGCAACATGATCGTCGAGCTCGACCACATGAGCGCGAAGGCGGCCGGCCGGGCGCTCGACATCCTCGAGGCCGAGGCGTACCCCGGCGCGGTGTCGAGCCACGACTGGATGGCCGAGCCGTACATGGACCGGCTCTACGCGCTGGGCGGCTTCGCGAGCCAGTACGGCCACACCGCCACCGAGTTCGCCGCCCAGTGGAAGGAGACCAAGCCACTGCGCGAGAAGTACGGCGTCGCCTACGGCTACGGCACCGACATGAACGGCTTCGGCGGCACGGCGGCGCCGCCGGCCGACGCGGCGAAGATCTCCTACCCGTTCACCGGCCGTGACGGCACGGTCTTCGAGCGTCAGGTCACCGGCGACCGGACGTGGGACTACAACGCCGAGGGCGTCCCCCACTACGGACTGGTGCCGGACTGGATCGAGAGCCTGCGGGTGCTGGAGGGCTCGGCCATCGTCGACGACCTCGCCGCCGGGTCCGAGTCGTACCTGCGCACGTGGGGCGCGACGGCGGACTTCGCGCCGGGCGCGAACCTCGCGTCCGGGTCGATCGCCTCCGCCAGCTCGACCGAGCGGAACCTGCTCAAGGACCTCAAGCCCGGCAACGCCATCGACGGCAAGACGTCGACCCGGTGGGCGAGCCGCTGGGGCCAGGACGACGCCTGGCTGCAGGTCGAGTTCCTGTCGGCACGCCAGGTCGGCAAGGTGACCATCGAGTGGGAGCAGGCCCACGCGCGTCAGTACCGGGTGCAGACCTCACTCGACGGGAAGCGGTGGCGTGACGTCGCCATCGTGGGCACGGGCGACGGCGGCCTGGACACGGTGCGGCTCGAGCGGCCGGTGTCGGCACGCTTCGTGCGGGTCCAGGGCGTCGAGCGGGCCACGACGTACGGCTACTCCGTCAAGGAGCTGGGCGTCTTCAGCTGA